A part of Paenibacillus donghaensis genomic DNA contains:
- a CDS encoding phage exclusion protein Lit family protein, translating to MELRNQFAKQVFFTNFFKGESANVESKILSDAIENNLLSPEIIEHLKTSTLIEAINNDPLPFSNDLTCDFIVKLVFLNTMNKKLGEIIRSIYVGYVAMERRLPRPYVYIPFYDKSRLVIIDATTAYQLDQINEIITIKFMRKYGYFDKLSKDFDESLLNKLLFKFKDPYSKKYLFEYEDYIITSGGEELFDNYAILLSEIYEVSLGFIIGHEVGHCYLEHSGYSDDTQINHDMEIEADECAVLFIKEFLNFYKQKIDQGHEELQLSGIASAIIYMAISSTKSPFQFDSTHPSLRKRYLLVIFSIFNRFSKKCAMDLVEIVKCTCEETKLHSWDEKWWVISPEFFEKIEEKLPEIRKNAKIN from the coding sequence GTGGAACTTAGAAACCAATTTGCCAAACAAGTATTTTTTACAAATTTTTTCAAAGGTGAATCAGCTAATGTAGAATCTAAAATATTAAGCGATGCTATCGAAAACAATCTGCTTAGTCCTGAAATAATTGAGCATCTAAAAACTAGTACCTTAATAGAAGCTATTAATAATGATCCATTACCCTTCAGCAATGATCTAACATGTGATTTTATTGTTAAATTAGTGTTTCTTAACACAATGAATAAAAAATTAGGGGAAATCATTCGTTCAATATATGTTGGTTATGTTGCTATGGAGAGAAGGTTACCAAGGCCATATGTTTACATACCTTTTTATGATAAATCTCGTTTGGTAATTATAGATGCCACAACAGCATACCAACTAGATCAGATAAATGAGATAATAACCATAAAGTTCATGCGTAAATATGGCTATTTTGATAAATTAAGTAAGGATTTTGATGAGTCTTTGCTTAATAAATTACTGTTTAAATTTAAAGATCCGTATTCTAAAAAATACTTGTTTGAGTATGAGGATTATATTATAACTAGTGGCGGAGAAGAATTATTTGATAATTACGCAATACTTTTAAGCGAAATTTACGAGGTATCTTTAGGTTTTATAATCGGTCATGAAGTTGGTCATTGTTATTTGGAACATAGTGGTTATTCTGACGATACTCAGATTAACCATGATATGGAAATTGAAGCGGATGAGTGTGCTGTATTGTTTATTAAAGAGTTTCTAAATTTTTATAAGCAAAAAATTGATCAGGGGCATGAAGAATTGCAGTTAAGTGGAATAGCTTCAGCAATAATATATATGGCAATATCAAGTACAAAATCTCCATTTCAATTTGATAGTACACATCCTTCATTAAGAAAAAGATATTTGTTAGTTATTTTCTCTATTTTCAATAGATTTAGTAAGAAGTGTGCTATGGATTTGGTTGAAATTGTAAAATGTACTTGCGAAGAAACCAAACTACATTCATGGGATGAAAAATGGTGGGTTATTTCTCCAGAGTTTTTTGAAAAAATTGAAGAAAAACTACCGGAAATAAGAAAAAACGCTAAAATCAATTAA